A segment of the Necator americanus strain Aroian chromosome IV, whole genome shotgun sequence genome:
ACGATGAACCAGTTGATTACTAACGAATTAACAGATACAAATCAAGTCATCGTCAGTAAATAATACCAGCAACGTTTACACACgagagaagatgaagaaattagaaatgacGTCAtccactttttgttttttacacTACACTTTACCGGAACCCTAAAACAACAACACGGATGTATAAGGATGATGATGACGCACAAAGGCATACGGGTTATTATTGCAAAATGAACGATGAGGAACGAATGatgtgatgatgatgatgatcgGTGGTCAAGATTGGCacaaaaattgagaaagaGGAATCAGAAGATGAGAATGAATGATGTGATGATATGAATGATGATGAGatcctttttttgagaatgtacaaatgttttccttttttcttggatgtgTATGACCCGGTGGTAAGCTACCAGCATACGATACGATTCCTATACTTATGTGTATATGGATGTGTGTAAGATTCGAATATACGGTAGCTTTAGAATGCGAACAGATGTCGTCGACTGTGCCGATTGTGACGTTTCGGAGCGTTCGTGAACATTCGCATACACGTTCGGAATTTATCCGTTGAGAAACACTCTGATCTGCAAAATGCGAGTCGTAGGAGAGGAAGACGAAGAGATTGTGGATCTTCTAACATAGGAAATTATTAAtaaacgaggaaaaaatgttcctagaagaaagaaaaatagagctCACCTGCATTCTGCTCGCATATTAGGCACTTCATGATTGTGGAACTCATGGCAAAGTTCGCATATTTTCTCCGCAACCTCCATCAATGGCAGATTCATTTGCGGTGAGCAATCGTTACTCGCCAACGGTTCCTCCACAATTCGTGCATCCGCCGACTGTGTAAGCAGTagaatgaacggaatcaacACAATGTAGCAGATCATGCTTCAGCTGCTGTAGCCGTCGTATATATGTTGTGTGTGGAGtgaatgtgtatgtgtgtagaGCTTGAAGAATAGGCTTTTGTAGATCACAAGTGAGTTG
Coding sequences within it:
- a CDS encoding hypothetical protein (NECATOR_CHRIV.G16712.T1) → MENYVILKVIKVEYPVDRKKIVLDTLCFLRLIEVTKPQKLLERFVECMAKMRCLLGWLKSADARIVEEPLASNDCSPQMNLPLMEVAEKICELCHEFHNHEVPNMRAECRSECFSTDKFRTCMRMFTNAPKRHNRHSRRHLFAF
- a CDS encoding hypothetical protein (NECATOR_CHRIV.G16712.T2), whose translation is MYGEDAMPLRMAQSWFDQRLGWTISLSGNQSADARIVEEPLASNDCSPQMNLPLMEVAEKICELCHEFHNHEVPNMRAECRSECFSTDKFRTCMRMFTNAPKRHNRHSRRHLFAF